Within Scomber japonicus isolate fScoJap1 chromosome 18, fScoJap1.pri, whole genome shotgun sequence, the genomic segment TCTAATTTTTAACAATAATTGTCTGTCTGCAGAGGTCATGTCTCCAAAGATGAGTACCTTCCAGGATAGCGAGTTAAGCAGCGAGCTACAGAATGCCATGATCCAGCCAGGTCAGGAGGTGAAAGCTCAGCGAACTCGCAGCCTCAGTAAAGACCATGACGAGGTgatgacaggaggaggaggaggaggaggaggaggaggaggaggtggtgggccACCTAAGAAGGAGGCGCGGACTATGAGGCAGCAGAGCAGCCAAGGAAGCACCTCCTCCCACAGGGGCAGTGTATCTTCTCAAGGCAAACACCGtcactcccactcccactcccaGCCCGCGCCTCCCTACACACCCCCTCACACCCCTACCAAGACCAGgacctcatcttcctcttccacttcctccaTCCAGAGCGCAGCTTCCCCACAGGCCAAACCCAAACCATCCCCCCAGTTCATCCAGGGGGACAGACCTCATTCACCGCGCTCACAACCCCCTCAGTCTCCAACCCACCGTGGAGTTCCGAATATGCAGCCTCTGCCCCAACAGCAGCCGCAGCCACAGGCGCAGCAGCCGCAGGCACAGCAGCCgcagcagccgcagcagcagccgcagcagcagcagcagcagcaacagcagcagcagcctcaagTCCAGCCCCAACACCAGACCCACCCTCAGCAGCACCCACAGACACAGGTCATGGAGGTCAGGGAGAGCGCACAACCACAAGtacctctcctctgtctcccacCAGAGGCTGAGCTGGCAGAGGGAGATGGAGCGGAGCCGGCAGCGCTGCAGAAGAAGCGCGCCCGCAGCCTCAACCGATACGCCGTGTCAGATGGCGAATGTGATGACAGACCAGGAGGGGGCAGAGAAGGAGAAGCGGAGGTTGCAGGAGGTCAGAACTCGGCCATCATCAGAGGGGAAGGAGGTAAATACGCTACAGTCACCCACCGCGTGAGTCGCAGCCACTCCGTACGCAACCAAGAAAAGAACGTCAACCGCAACCAGACGCAGTCCTTTGCCCTGCGCCAGAAGAAAAAAGGCCCGCCCCCGCCACCACCCAAACGCTCCAGCTCTGCCATCTCCAGCTCCAACTCCAACCTGACAGATGCAAACGCACAGCCATTGGCACTCACCACCACTGGCGGGATGCTGGACGTGCCTTACCACCAACAGCGGCGGGCCAGTGACTTGGGGGTGTCTGTGGAGACAGGTGCTGTGGAGACTAACAGCGTGGGTAGTGTGAGGAGCATTGCCGCTATGTTGGAGATGTCTTCTATAGGGGGTGGACCAAAAGGGATGGCGCTCCAGAAGAATTTCCTGCAGGTATGAGTGTCGAAATATCGAAATATTGTAGAAATACTGTTTTAATATAAACATAAGACAGAATCAAACTTATGAGCTAAAACATGCTTGTGTGTTTACCAGGTGGGGAAAACACGTGATGCCATTGGTCTGGACGGCGAAGTGGTGAACCGACGGCGGACTATCAGCGGGCCGGTCACCGAGCTGGTGGCAGCTGCCAGGCGTGACCAGCCAGCTCCCTCTGCTTTCCCCTCCCCCTCCGCCCAGCCTGAAAACTCCCCTCCACCTGTAACTTCCTCCTCACCCCACCCACCATCCTCACCACACCCCAGCTCGGGAGGTAGTGGCAGTTCATCGGAGAATCTGCCATTTGCAGAGGAGGGAAGCCTGACCATCCGCCGGCAGGGTCGAGGAGAAGGACAGGTAGCTATCTATATACAtgtttgtctatctatctatctatctatctatctatctatctatctatctatctatcactctatctatctactgtatctatctatctatctatctatctatctatctatctatcactctatcactctatcactgtctatctatctatctatctatctatctatctatctatcactctatctatctactgtatctatctatctatctatctatctatctatctatcactctatcactctatcactgtctatctatctatctatctatctatctatctatctatctactgtatctatctatctactgtatctatctatctatctatttatcatacattatctatctatgtaatgtaatgttcgTAAATCAAATGTGAGCTAATGTAAAGTATAAATCCATAGTCAAGCTTCTGTGTTCTGTAAGCTTTATTTGTGCTATCCATGTATCTTTGTCAATGTTTTTGAATGTTTGTGCAAAAATTGCCACTTGTCACGAATGTATGAATTTTCCGttagtgtgtattttgtgtctgtctgcagggTGACGGCGAGGGTCCCCAGGGAGACGGTGGCTACACGCAGGAGGACATCTCCATGGTGGAAGCCACAGCTACCTTAAAGCGACGACCCCGCAGCTCCAAGGCCCACCCCAACGGCTCCGACTTCACCCTCCAGGAGTCGTCCACTGTCAAACGACGGCCCAAGAGCCGcgacaaggagccagagggctTTGCAGAACTTGCAGGGGCTAACGGAGAGCCTGTGGGCGGCGGGGTGCCCAACACCACACAGCCAGTCCCCTATCAGAATGGCACAGCCACCATGAAACGCCGCCCGGTGTCTGATGCTGGAGTGACGGAGCAGCCACAACCCCAACACCAACTCCTACACCAACTCCAACATCAACCCCAACACCAACTCCAACATCAACCCCAAAATCAACCCCAacaccaaccccaaccccaacctcAACACCAACCCCAACACCAACCCCAACACCAACCCCAACACCAACCTCAACATCAACCCCAACACCAACCCCAAGTGGCTGCTGCCCCTCGCAGGAGCAGTGTGGACCAAGCAGCTCCAGTGGGAGGTGAAGGAGGTCCGGTGAGGAAACCAAAGCCCCCAGTCTCCCCCAAGCCTATCGTGGCACAGATAAAGAGACAGGGAGGCCCACAGACCCCCCCACAGGCTATCTCCAACAAGAGAGTCCCTCTGCCGGGCCCTGGGACGCCTGGCAGCCCAGGTactcagagtgtgtgtttgtgtggtggtgGATGAGAATGGGGGGGACCAAAGAATGCAGATCATAAGTTATTCAGTGCCTTGCTTGTGGGACCAGTAAAAAAATATGCCTTATATCAGCAGAGCACATCCTTTCTTACACAAGTCTCTCACACAAGCCGtgcctctctcatcctcttaATGAATTTACTTCAAACAGACTAGTTAGTATGAAGTGCCTTTTGAACATGTCTAAAGGCAGAAGTGTTTACAGCTTGTCCAAATGGCCACATTGCAAGGCAGAGTGATTAGTTGGCTGTCTGTTATATAAGTTAGATGTGATTAATTGTACAAATGGGGATATCAACACACACTTGTTTGTGCCCACAAAAATTACAGAAGTATTTTTAGCTTGAGAGTTCAAACCCTGCTTACTTTCTTATCTCGACAAGCTAGCCAATCGCTGTGTGAAGTTGGCGTGCTTTTCCGTTTCAGAAAGTTACAACAATTGTCGAAAGCAACCGCAAAGGAAACTCTCAACAAGCACTCTGTTTAAAGCCTTTAGCCTTTAAGAAACACAAGCCTGTAAAGTTGTGTTTGTACTCCAACTTTGTAAGGTGACATCAGAAGACAAACATGGTTACAGCTGTCTGACCAGCCACACAATGGCCAAGTCGCTGTCATTGCTCAAATTGGTATAACACACTTTCAGACAGCCATAAACTTGAAAATGACATACTTTGGCCCATCGTGGCCCCTAGAAGCCAGGAGCTATAGAACAATTGTGTGATTTTCGTCAATAACCCATCcttgcttttctctctgtctctccatctctgtagtggaaggaaagaagatccCTCCACCGGTCTCGCCAAAACCGGTTCCACCACCCACTGCGCCCAAACCGGCCAAGCTCATCCACTCCATGACCAGCCCGCCCTCCCCGACCCCTCCTCTGGTCAAGCAGCATACTGTGGTGACTCGACAGACCAGCTCACCCCCCAACTTCCCCCAGTCCAACACCCCGAGCCCACCGAACCCTAAACCGCCGAGCCCGTCTTCTCAAAGCCCGCACACCCCTCAGAC encodes:
- the caskin1 gene encoding caskin-1 isoform X1, producing MGKDQELLQAVKTEDLLTVQKLLQRPRPGKAKLLGSAKKVNVNFQDTDGFSPLHHASLNGNLELISLLLESQAAVDIRDQKGMRPLHYAAWQGKAEPMKMLLKSGSSVNGQSDEGQIPLHLSAQHGHYDVSEMLLQHQSNPCIVDNAGKTPLDLACEFGRVGVVQLLLSSNMCAALLEPKKGDTTDPNGTSPLHLAAKNGHIDIIRLLIQAGIDINRQTKAGTALHEAALCGKTEAVRLLLDSGINAAVRNTYSQTALDIVYQFTATQASREIKQLLRDASAALQVRALKDYCNNYDLTSLNIKAGDVITVLEQHPDGRWKGCIHDNRTGNDRVGYFPSTMVEVISKRTGLASTVICTQQFQKIPLVAPATVAPANAVVNGNDTTFHQIHILPPPPPPPPHSHQPLLPLFTSFGYNRSPVTTPQGDTPTAPGCRGSEASPHSSPTPSSGPHGGSNEEIWVLRKPVAGGDRSSVGSSGSVTSVRSSGSGQSAGSAGHILHAQAEGVKLLATVLSQSAKAKEHLLEQSKSVDQPPGSASSSRTSSQSGCPLHEAPPYDATVTRKGEVPGEGKSSEAVVQWLSDFQLQVYAPNFLGAGYDLPTISRMTPEDLTAIGITKPGHRKKMTSEINKLSVTEWLPDQKPANLGEWLSAIGLSQYHQVLVQNGYENIEFITDITWEDLQEIGITKLGHQKKLMLAVKRLAEMQRSSEGRGSLRKKPPPITQQQEVISMDSPPPDEVMSPKMSTFQDSELSSELQNAMIQPGQEVKAQRTRSLSKDHDEVMTGGGGGGGGGGGGGGPPKKEARTMRQQSSQGSTSSHRGSVSSQGKHRHSHSHSQPAPPYTPPHTPTKTRTSSSSSTSSIQSAASPQAKPKPSPQFIQGDRPHSPRSQPPQSPTHRGVPNMQPLPQQQPQPQAQQPQAQQPQQPQQQPQQQQQQQQQQQPQVQPQHQTHPQQHPQTQVMEVRESAQPQVPLLCLPPEAELAEGDGAEPAALQKKRARSLNRYAVSDGECDDRPGGGREGEAEVAGGQNSAIIRGEGGKYATVTHRVSRSHSVRNQEKNVNRNQTQSFALRQKKKGPPPPPPKRSSSAISSSNSNLTDANAQPLALTTTGGMLDVPYHQQRRASDLGVSVETGAVETNSVGSVRSIAAMLEMSSIGGGPKGMALQKNFLQVGKTRDAIGLDGEVVNRRRTISGPVTELVAAARRDQPAPSAFPSPSAQPENSPPPVTSSSPHPPSSPHPSSGGSGSSSENLPFAEEGSLTIRRQGRGEGQCVFCVCLQGDGEGPQGDGGYTQEDISMVEATATLKRRPRSSKAHPNGSDFTLQESSTVKRRPKSRDKEPEGFAELAGANGEPVGGGVPNTTQPVPYQNGTATMKRRPVSDAGVTEQPQPQHQLLHQLQHQPQHQLQHQPQNQPQHQPQPQPQHQPQHQPQHQPQHQPQHQPQHQPQVAAAPRRSSVDQAAPVGGEGGPVRKPKPPVSPKPIVAQIKRQGGPQTPPQAISNKRVPLPGPGTPGSPVEGKKIPPPVSPKPVPPPTAPKPAKLIHSMTSPPSPTPPLVKQHTVVTRQTSSPPNFPQSNTPSPPNPKPPSPSSQSPHTPQTPTTPQTPLTPQTPQTPQTPATPSPTPPPVKPPRSSIGGVSVDSGMTGGGVTTPTPTSTDFAVDSLVHQKLEETSASLAAALQAVEDKILRHEDSVAEQKTTVSILDDIGSMFDDLADQLDAMLE
- the caskin1 gene encoding caskin-1 isoform X4, producing MGKDQELLQAVKTEDLLTVQKLLQRPRPGKAKLLGSAKKVNVNFQDTDGFSPLHHASLNGNLELISLLLESQAAVDIRDQKGMRPLHYAAWQGKAEPMKMLLKSGSSVNGQSDEGQIPLHLSAQHGHYDVSEMLLQHQSNPCIVDNAGKTPLDLACEFGRVGVVQLLLSSNMCAALLEPKKGDTTDPNGTSPLHLAAKNGHIDIIRLLIQAGIDINRQTKAGTALHEAALCGKTEAVRLLLDSGINAAVRNTYSQTALDIVYQFTATQASREIKQLLRDASAALQVRALKDYCNNYDLTSLNIKAGDVITVLEQHPDGRWKGCIHDNRTGNDRVGYFPSTMVEVISKRTGLASTVICTQQFQKIPLVAPATVAPANAVVNGNDTTFHQIHILPPPPPPPPHSHQPLLPLFTSFGYNRSPVTTPQGDTPTAPGGDRSSVGSSGSVTSVRSSGSGQSAGSAGHILHAQAEGVKLLATVLSQSAKAKEHLLEQSKSVDQPPGSASSSRTSSQSGCPLHEAPPYDATVTRKGEVPGEGKSSEAVVQWLSDFQLQVYAPNFLGAGYDLPTISRMTPEDLTAIGITKPGHRKKMTSEINKLSVTEWLPDQKPANLGEWLSAIGLSQYHQVLVQNGYENIEFITDITWEDLQEIGITKLGHQKKLMLAVKRLAEMQRSSEGRGSLRKKPPPITQQQEVISMDSPPPDEVMSPKMSTFQDSELSSELQNAMIQPGQEVKAQRTRSLSKDHDEVMTGGGGGGGGGGGGGGPPKKEARTMRQQSSQGSTSSHRGSVSSQGKHRHSHSHSQPAPPYTPPHTPTKTRTSSSSSTSSIQSAASPQAKPKPSPQFIQGDRPHSPRSQPPQSPTHRGVPNMQPLPQQQPQPQAQQPQAQQPQQPQQQPQQQQQQQQQQQPQVQPQHQTHPQQHPQTQVMEVRESAQPQVPLLCLPPEAELAEGDGAEPAALQKKRARSLNRYAVSDGECDDRPGGGREGEAEVAGGQNSAIIRGEGGKYATVTHRVSRSHSVRNQEKNVNRNQTQSFALRQKKKGPPPPPPKRSSSAISSSNSNLTDANAQPLALTTTGGMLDVPYHQQRRASDLGVSVETGAVETNSVGSVRSIAAMLEMSSIGGGPKGMALQKNFLQVGKTRDAIGLDGEVVNRRRTISGPVTELVAAARRDQPAPSAFPSPSAQPENSPPPVTSSSPHPPSSPHPSSGGSGSSSENLPFAEEGSLTIRRQGRGEGQCVFCVCLQGDGEGPQGDGGYTQEDISMVEATATLKRRPRSSKAHPNGSDFTLQESSTVKRRPKSRDKEPEGFAELAGANGEPVGGGVPNTTQPVPYQNGTATMKRRPVSDAGVTEQPQPQHQLLHQLQHQPQHQLQHQPQNQPQHQPQPQPQHQPQHQPQHQPQHQPQHQPQHQPQVAAAPRRSSVDQAAPVGGEGGPVRKPKPPVSPKPIVAQIKRQGGPQTPPQAISNKRVPLPGPGTPGSPVEGKKIPPPVSPKPVPPPTAPKPAKLIHSMTSPPSPTPPLVKQHTVVTRQTSSPPNFPQSNTPSPPNPKPPSPSSQSPHTPQTPTTPQTPLTPQTPQTPQTPATPSPTPPPVKPPRSSIGGVSVDSGMTGGGVTTPTPTSTDFAVDSLVHQKLEETSASLAAALQAVEDKILRHEDSVAEQKTTVSILDDIGSMFDDLADQLDAMLE
- the caskin1 gene encoding caskin-1 isoform X5, producing the protein MGKDQELLQAVKTEDLLTVQKLLQRPRPGKAKLLGSAKKVNVNFQDTDGFSPLHHASLNGNLELISLLLESQAAVDIRDQKGMRPLHYAAWQGKAEPMKMLLKSGSSVNGQSDEGQIPLHLSAQHGHYDVSEMLLQHQSNPCIVDNAGKTPLDLACEFGRVGVVQLLLSSNMCAALLEPKKGDTTDPNGTSPLHLAAKNGHIDIIRLLIQAGIDINRQTKAGTALHEAALCGKTEAVRLLLDSGINAAVRNTYSQTALDIVYQFTATQASREIKQLLRDASAALQVRALKDYCNNYDLTSLNIKAGDVITVLEQHPDGRWKGCIHDNRTGNDRVGYFPSTMVEVISKRTGGDRSSVGSSGSVTSVRSSGSGQSAGSAGHILHAQAEGVKLLATVLSQSAKAKEHLLEQSKSVDQPPGSASSSRTSSQSGCPLHEAPPYDATVTRKGEVPGEGKSSEAVVQWLSDFQLQVYAPNFLGAGYDLPTISRMTPEDLTAIGITKPGHRKKMTSEINKLSVTEWLPDQKPANLGEWLSAIGLSQYHQVLVQNGYENIEFITDITWEDLQEIGITKLGHQKKLMLAVKRLAEMQRSSEGRGSLRKKPPPITQQQEVISMDSPPPDEVMSPKMSTFQDSELSSELQNAMIQPGQEVKAQRTRSLSKDHDEVMTGGGGGGGGGGGGGGPPKKEARTMRQQSSQGSTSSHRGSVSSQGKHRHSHSHSQPAPPYTPPHTPTKTRTSSSSSTSSIQSAASPQAKPKPSPQFIQGDRPHSPRSQPPQSPTHRGVPNMQPLPQQQPQPQAQQPQAQQPQQPQQQPQQQQQQQQQQQPQVQPQHQTHPQQHPQTQVMEVRESAQPQVPLLCLPPEAELAEGDGAEPAALQKKRARSLNRYAVSDGECDDRPGGGREGEAEVAGGQNSAIIRGEGGKYATVTHRVSRSHSVRNQEKNVNRNQTQSFALRQKKKGPPPPPPKRSSSAISSSNSNLTDANAQPLALTTTGGMLDVPYHQQRRASDLGVSVETGAVETNSVGSVRSIAAMLEMSSIGGGPKGMALQKNFLQVGKTRDAIGLDGEVVNRRRTISGPVTELVAAARRDQPAPSAFPSPSAQPENSPPPVTSSSPHPPSSPHPSSGGSGSSSENLPFAEEGSLTIRRQGRGEGQCVFCVCLQGDGEGPQGDGGYTQEDISMVEATATLKRRPRSSKAHPNGSDFTLQESSTVKRRPKSRDKEPEGFAELAGANGEPVGGGVPNTTQPVPYQNGTATMKRRPVSDAGVTEQPQPQHQLLHQLQHQPQHQLQHQPQNQPQHQPQPQPQHQPQHQPQHQPQHQPQHQPQHQPQVAAAPRRSSVDQAAPVGGEGGPVRKPKPPVSPKPIVAQIKRQGGPQTPPQAISNKRVPLPGPGTPGSPVEGKKIPPPVSPKPVPPPTAPKPAKLIHSMTSPPSPTPPLVKQHTVVTRQTSSPPNFPQSNTPSPPNPKPPSPSSQSPHTPQTPTTPQTPLTPQTPQTPQTPATPSPTPPPVKPPRSSIGGVSVDSGMTGGGVTTPTPTSTDFAVDSLVHQKLEETSASLAAALQAVEDKILRHEDSVAEQKTTVSILDDIGSMFDDLADQLDAMLE
- the caskin1 gene encoding caskin-1 isoform X3, with amino-acid sequence MGKDQELLQAVKTEDLLTVQKLLQRPRPGKAKLLGSAKKVNVNFQDTDGFSPLHHASLNGNLELISLLLESQAAVDIRDQKGMRPLHYAAWQGKAEPMKMLLKSGSSVNGQSDEGQIPLHLSAQHGHYDVSEMLLQHQSNPCIVDNAGKTPLDLACEFGRVGVVQLLLSSNMCAALLEPKKGDTTDPNGTSPLHLAAKNGHIDIIRLLIQAGIDINRQTKAGTALHEAALCGKTEAVRLLLDSGINAAVRNTYSQTALDIVYQFTATQASREIKQLLRDASAALQVRALKDYCNNYDLTSLNIKAGDVITVLEQHPDGRWKGCIHDNRTGNDRVGYFPSTMVEVISKRTGLASTVICTQQFQKIPLVAPATVAPANAVVNGNDTTFHQIHILPPPPPPPPHSHQPLLPLFTSFGYNRSPVTTPQGDTPTAPGCRGSEASPHSSPTPSSGPHGGSNEEIWVLRKPVAGGDRSSVGSSGSVTSVRSSGSGQSAGSAGHILHAQAEGVKLLATVLSQSAKAKEHLLEQSKSVDQPPGSASSSRTSSQSGCPLHEAPPYDATVTRKGEVPGEGKSSEAVVQWLSDFQLQVYAPNFLGAGYDLPTISRMTPEANLGEWLSAIGLSQYHQVLVQNGYENIEFITDITWEDLQEIGITKLGHQKKLMLAVKRLAEMQRSSEGRGSLRKKPPPITQQQEVISMDSPPPDEVMSPKMSTFQDSELSSELQNAMIQPGQEVKAQRTRSLSKDHDEVMTGGGGGGGGGGGGGGPPKKEARTMRQQSSQGSTSSHRGSVSSQGKHRHSHSHSQPAPPYTPPHTPTKTRTSSSSSTSSIQSAASPQAKPKPSPQFIQGDRPHSPRSQPPQSPTHRGVPNMQPLPQQQPQPQAQQPQAQQPQQPQQQPQQQQQQQQQQQPQVQPQHQTHPQQHPQTQVMEVRESAQPQVPLLCLPPEAELAEGDGAEPAALQKKRARSLNRYAVSDGECDDRPGGGREGEAEVAGGQNSAIIRGEGGKYATVTHRVSRSHSVRNQEKNVNRNQTQSFALRQKKKGPPPPPPKRSSSAISSSNSNLTDANAQPLALTTTGGMLDVPYHQQRRASDLGVSVETGAVETNSVGSVRSIAAMLEMSSIGGGPKGMALQKNFLQVGKTRDAIGLDGEVVNRRRTISGPVTELVAAARRDQPAPSAFPSPSAQPENSPPPVTSSSPHPPSSPHPSSGGSGSSSENLPFAEEGSLTIRRQGRGEGQCVFCVCLQGDGEGPQGDGGYTQEDISMVEATATLKRRPRSSKAHPNGSDFTLQESSTVKRRPKSRDKEPEGFAELAGANGEPVGGGVPNTTQPVPYQNGTATMKRRPVSDAGVTEQPQPQHQLLHQLQHQPQHQLQHQPQNQPQHQPQPQPQHQPQHQPQHQPQHQPQHQPQHQPQVAAAPRRSSVDQAAPVGGEGGPVRKPKPPVSPKPIVAQIKRQGGPQTPPQAISNKRVPLPGPGTPGSPVEGKKIPPPVSPKPVPPPTAPKPAKLIHSMTSPPSPTPPLVKQHTVVTRQTSSPPNFPQSNTPSPPNPKPPSPSSQSPHTPQTPTTPQTPLTPQTPQTPQTPATPSPTPPPVKPPRSSIGGVSVDSGMTGGGVTTPTPTSTDFAVDSLVHQKLEETSASLAAALQAVEDKILRHEDSVAEQKTTVSILDDIGSMFDDLADQLDAMLE